In Littorina saxatilis isolate snail1 linkage group LG8, US_GU_Lsax_2.0, whole genome shotgun sequence, a single genomic region encodes these proteins:
- the LOC138974859 gene encoding integumentary mucin A.1-like: MLEFRNAVENIRETIQTFRYKARIVSSRPIVKKVLVTAETSVTPLTAETSVTPVTAETSVTPLTAKTSVTPLTAETSVTPVTAETSVTPVTAETSVTPVTAETSVTPLTAETSVTPVTAETSVTPLTAETSVTPVTAETSVTPVTAETSVTPLTAETSVTPVTAETSVTPLTAKTSVTPLTAETSVTPLTAETSVTPLTAETSVTPVTAETSVTPVTAETSVTPVTAETSVIPLTAETSVTPLTAKTSVTPVTAETSVTPVTAETSVTPVTAETSVTPVTAETSVTPVTAECAT, from the coding sequence ATGTTAGAGTTTAGGAATGCCGTTGAGAACATACGTGAAACAATCCAGACATTTCGATACAAGGCAAGAATTGTGTCATCAAGACCTATTGTGAAGAAGGTGCTCGTGACAGCAGAAACCAGTGTAACACCCTTGACAGCAGAAACCAGTGTAACACCCGTGACAGCAGAAACCAGTGTAACACCCTTGACAGCAAAAACCAGTGTAACACCCTTGACAGCAGAAACCAGTGTAACACCCGTGACAGCAGAAACCAGTGTAACACCCGTGACAGCAGAAACCAGTGTAACACCCGTGACAGCAGAAACCAGTGTAACACCCTTGACAGCAGAAACCAGTGTAACACCCGTGACAGCAGAAACAAGTGTAACACCCTTGACAGCAGAAACCAGTGTAACACCCGTGACAGCAGAAACCAGTGTAACACCCGTGACAGCAGAAACCAGTGTAACACCCTTGACAGCAGAAACCAGTGTAACACCCGTGACAGCAGAAACCAGTGTAACACCCTTGACAGCAAAAACCAGTGTAACACCCTTGACAGCAGAAACCAGTGTAACACCCTTGACAGCAGAAACCAGTGTAACACCCTTGACAGCAGAAACCAGTGTAACACCCGTGACAGCAGAAACCAGTGTAACACCCGTGACAGCAGAAACCAGTGTAACACCCGTGACAGCAGAAACCAGTGTAATACCCTTGACAGCAGAAACCAGTGTAACACCCTTGACAGCAAAAACCAGTGTAACACCCGTGACAGCAGAAACCAGTGTAACACCCGTGACAGCAGAAACCAGTGTAACACCCGTGACAGCAGAAACCAGTGT